A stretch of Candidatus Bathyarchaeia archaeon DNA encodes these proteins:
- a CDS encoding helix-turn-helix domain-containing protein encodes MSEENLWSQLRLLSQKDVRRVLCELCLAPGRKMSLKDLASRTGIPYTTVYQKIQAMRSASLIDMKGTKREGFTVYLRDFELPPLTPERICELEGRPLPNIL; translated from the coding sequence TTGTCCGAAGAGAACCTTTGGAGTCAACTTAGACTCCTATCTCAAAAGGATGTAAGAAGAGTTTTATGCGAACTTTGCTTAGCCCCTGGTAGGAAAATGTCGCTTAAAGACCTAGCCTCTAGAACAGGGATCCCTTACACAACCGTATACCAGAAGATACAAGCAATGAGATCCGCAAGCCTGATTGATATGAAAGGAACGAAAAGAGAAGGCTTCACTGTCTATTTGAGAGACTTCGAACTACCGCCACTTACCCCTGAAAGAATATGCGAGTTGGAGGGACGACCACTACCCAACATATTATGA
- a CDS encoding thymidylate synthase translates to MRVGGTTTTQHIMRGQILKGNYVVVGLTNENVWKEALRCIRRNGEYITDPQNLEKTQEVLNLITSILKPSNTLPRAFSRDTKINDHPHLLEGLVRPIPGFSPGTHLWEWALPRGRLNQIEDNVTKVLRNNLLSRRAVALTFHPGMDSEHILNPRYSFPAIQIVDFKYREGSLHLTAYLRSCDIYSWWPINVVQAYRLLKKVGEKLDLSIGTLTLMISSAHVKARNLKRIETILV, encoded by the coding sequence ATGCGAGTTGGAGGGACGACCACTACCCAACATATTATGAGAGGGCAGATCTTGAAAGGAAACTATGTGGTCGTAGGGCTCACCAATGAAAATGTTTGGAAAGAAGCTTTAAGATGCATTCGTAGAAATGGAGAATATATTACGGACCCTCAAAATCTAGAGAAAACCCAGGAGGTTCTAAATCTAATCACCAGCATATTGAAGCCCTCTAACACGCTGCCTAGAGCATTCTCTAGAGACACGAAGATCAACGATCACCCCCACCTATTAGAAGGTCTAGTCAGACCTATCCCCGGCTTTAGCCCAGGAACACATCTCTGGGAATGGGCACTCCCTAGAGGACGACTGAATCAGATCGAAGATAACGTGACGAAAGTTCTCAGAAACAATCTACTCAGCCGCCGTGCAGTGGCATTAACTTTCCATCCAGGGATGGACTCTGAGCACATCCTCAACCCCCGCTATAGCTTCCCAGCTATACAGATTGTTGACTTCAAGTATAGGGAAGGGAGTCTACATCTGACCGCCTACCTGAGGTCTTGTGACATATATTCTTGGTGGCCGATAAACGTCGTCCAAGCCTACAGACTCCTCAAGAAAGTAGGAGAGAAACTTGACTTAAGTATAGGAACGCTCACATTGATGATCAGTAGCGCCCATGTCAAAGCAAGAAACCTAAAAAGGATTGAAACAATACTAGTTTAA